In the Pseudorasbora parva isolate DD20220531a chromosome 23, ASM2467924v1, whole genome shotgun sequence genome, one interval contains:
- the LOC137062258 gene encoding uncharacterized protein, whose protein sequence is MGVKPGPVNRMVVLSARPKERKLAEGLRSTLYKGVTSELPDLSVLQVAEAYKDFASAVAPLVSTIGMSRDDPLVDSAFGKVQYGSVLSYQQPAATTRNINHHQDAPTPPPLPLVDYSLDTSVCLFVHSEHGQPHMRSLAVTLDMAHKIEHATKEQSGSLDWHSVRKPRVTASRFREVCHVRGQSSAEHLAERICKGTRQTADMKRGLEMESAAIEEYCLLREVNYHPCGFLIHPDAPWLGASPDGIIFDPKEQHVFGLLEIKCPNVKSYVDCPYLKFNNGTPELKQQHAYYWQVQGQMLISGMDWCDFVVYAQDDMMVQRIYKDIKMFQNIREKADHFFFYFYLPRCLQI, encoded by the exons Atg GGAGTCAAGCCTGGTCCTGTCAATAGAATGGTGGTTCTGTCTGCAAGACCCAAAGAGAGGAAGCTTGCTGAGGGGTTAAG GAGTACCCTTTACAAGGGTGTCACCAGTGAGCTGCCTGACCTCTCAGTCCTACAAGTAGCAGAGGCGTATAAGGACTTTGCCAGTGCTGTAGCCCCTTTGGTCTCCACTATCGGGATGTCGCGTGATGATCCTTTGGTGGATTCTGCCTTTGGCAAAGTTCAGTATGGAAGTGTGCTCTCATACCAGCAGCCAGCAGCAACAACACGCAATATTAATCACCATCAAGATGCCCCAACACCGCCACCTCTGCCACTAGTTGATTACAGCCTTGAcacttctgtttgtttgtttgtccataGTGAACATGGACAACCACACATGAGGTCACTAGCAGTAACTTTGGATATGGCACACAAGATAGAGCATGCCACCAAAGAACAGAGTGGATCGCTTGATTGGCACTCTGTCCGAAAGCCCCGGGTAACAGCATCACGTTTCAGGGAAGTTTGTCATGTGCGTGGCCAGAGCTCAGCTGAACATCTGGCTGAAAGAATCTGCAAGGGAACTCGCCAGACAGCAGACATGAAGAGAGGTCTTGAAATGGAATCTGCTGCAATTGAGGAATACTGTCTGCTGCGAGAAGTAAACTACCACCCTTGTGGATTCTTAATTCATCCCGATGCACCTTGGCTGGGGGCCTCTCCTGATGGGATTATTTTTGACCCTAAAGAGCAACATGTTTTTGGTCTTTTAGAAATCAAATGTCCAAATGTTAAAAGTTACGTGGACTGTCCTTACCTTAAATTTAACAATGGCACACCAGAGCTGAAACAACAACACGCATACTATTGGCAAGTTCAAGGACAAATGCTGATCTCGGGAATGGACTGGTGTGATTTTGTCGTTTATGCACAGGATGACATGATGGTCCAGCGCATCTACAAAGACATCAAAATGTTTCAGAACATTCGAGAGAAAGCTgaccatttctttttttacttttacctGCCAAGATGCCTACAGatctaa